The Solanum pennellii chromosome 7, SPENNV200 DNA segment ATGATGTGGCGCAAACTTGGTACACCCAATGGACAGATAATAGGTTTCTAAGTGGTGGTctggtgacttgggagatcttcaagagagCCTTccttgatcggttctttcctaaagagttgagagaagctaaggtggaagaagtcatcaaccttcatcaaggaggtattaGCGTACTTTACTACTCCTTAAAGTTTACTAAATTGTCTAAGTATGATCCaaccttggtgtctaacccaagggatgagatgagtcgctTTCTTACTGGAGTGTCTAATGACTTGGTTGAAGAATGTCGTTCGGCTATGCCTcagataatatgaatatatctcatctgatggttcatgctcaattAGTGGAAGAGAGTAGGTTAAGAAGGAAGAATAGAGAGGCCAAGAAGGTCAAGtcttttgaaagtggttcttcaaaggcTAGGTTGGAAAATCAAGATAAGActagattcaagaagaggttcttcaatcaagtcctttccaaattttcaaggctcgtgatgatagggtgtctaaccctaagtcccaAAAGTCTAGAAGTGGAAAGTCACCAAGTGATAAACCAACCTGTTCTAAGTGTGGTAGGAAACATTGGGGTGAATCTCTAGTTGGAACAGTGGAAAAGAGGgtcacaaggttagggattgccctaatgtgaaTGGGAAAGACAAGAGTGGTGGgaaagctcaagcaagtggatCGAATGTTGATACTCCAAGAAAGAATCGCTTTTGTGCTCtctgctctaggggtgaacaagagagttctcccgatgtggtgactgGTATGTTACAATTCTTCTCTAAAAATGTTTATTCTTTACTAGATCCGGGTTCTACCTTGTCGTTTACTACTCCATTGgtagctagaaagtttgatattttgcccgatatcTTGAATGATCCTTTTATGGTACTACCCCGTTAGGTGAGCCGGTGGTTTCaaaaagggtatatagaaattattctaaaatgttgcccaatagagttactcatgttgaattagtagaacttgatatggttgattttgatgttattttgggaatggattggttccgttcttgttttgcttccattgattgtaggacaagagtgatCAAGTTTAATTTTCCTAATAAACCCGTcgtagagtggaagggggaagttctattcctagaggtcgtataatTTCTTGTTTAAAGGCTTGTAAgttgatctctaaagggtgtttataccatattgtgagAGTCAAAGATTTCGACTCTGAAGTCCTCCCATTGAGtcagtccccgtagtgagggaattactggaggtctttcctaatgatcttcccgaaattcctcccaaatgggaaattgactttggtattgacttgctaccgcataggaatcccatttcaatccctccttatcgGATAGCTCTGGCCAaactgaaagagttgaaggctaaGGTCGAGGATTTATTGGACAAAGgcttcattcaacctagtatttccccaTTGGTTTCTCCGGTTTtagttgtgaagaagaaggatgggtcgctTAGGATGTGTATTAAATACCGGCAACTCAATAAAGTgaccattaagaataaatatcctctccATCAGATTGACTACttgtttgataaactccaaggggcaaggtACTTTTACAAAATTGACTTAAGGTCGGGATGttaccaacttagggtgagagataAAGATATTTCCAAGACAGACtttcaaacaagatatggtcactatgaatttaGGGTGATGTTTTTTGGGTTGACTAATAGCTCGGCGGCATTcgtggacctaatgaataggttGTTTCAAAACTATCTATATTCCTTTGTCATTCTCTTCATTGAAGATACCTTCATGTATTCGAAAtatgaggatgatcatatggggcatttgagagtggtgttaaAAGTCTTgaaggaacaccaactatttgccaagtatagtaagtgtgagttttggttaaggtcaGTGGCGTTTCTTGGTCTTATCATCTCTAAtgagggtgtagaggttgatccgaagAAAACCGAGTCGGTtagaaattgtcctagacctttgTCTCCAACCGaaataagaagtttcttgggtctagccaagtactataggaggtttgtagatggttttgcatccattgcatctcctttgacttctttgacccaaaagaatgtgaaatttcagTGGTTGGAGGCTTGTGAAAGAAGTTTCCAAATCtttaaagataggcttaccaTCACTGAGTGGGattgggttgtgtccttatgAAACACGGGAAGGTTATATCCTAttcttctaggcaacttaaggttcatgagaagaactacccaactcatgatctcgAGTTAGCAATcgtggtattttccttgaaaatatggaggcattacttacATGGTGTTCATTTttatgtgtataccgaccacaagagtttgcaatatgtatttactcaaaaggagttaaatctctgacaacgaaggtggttggaattgttgaaagattgtgacatgagtgttctctaccaacccggcaaggccaatgtggttgcggatgcactaagtcgtatgactaggggtagtgtgtctcatgttgaAGAGGGcgagaaatatttagataagGATGTCCATAGGTTAGCTCttttgggtgttagattggaagattctccaaatggttgTTTTATGCTTCATCATAACTTTAAatcgtctttggtggttgaggtgcaGTCCAACAAACACCTTTATccatcattgatggagttaaagAAATCGGTTCTTGGAAAGcttaatgaatcattctccttaggggggatggtgtttaAAGGTACTAAGAGAGGTTGTGTGTACCCAATGTGGATGATTTTAGAAAtcggatcctagaagaagctcatggttaCCTTATTCGATTCATCCGGGTactacaaagatgtatcatgaacGTAGAGAAGTATTTTGGTGAGATGGCTTAAAAAGAGACATAgcagaatttgttgcaaaatgtctgagttgtcaacaagttaaagtcgagcaccaaaagtcgggtggcttacttcaagaaatataaGTTCCCGCTTGGAAGtaggaagaaattaatatgCACTTCGTAGTGGACTTGCCTCGGACACGAAGGCAAAATGACTCTGTATGGGTGGCTGTGGATAGGTTGAAGAAATTCGCTCACTTTATCCCcattaagtctacttattcggcggaagagtATGCAAGGATCTATAtcaatgagattgtgagtcttcatggtaTCCCTTTATCTATtatttcggatagaggtgctcaatttaCGTCTCGATTTTAAAGTTCGTCCTAAAAGGGATTAGGTACAcaagtgaagttaagcaccgcttttcatccccaaacggatggtcaagcggagagTACTATTCAAaaccttgaggatatgcttagagcttgtgtaTTTGATTGTGGGGGAAGTTGGTATGAACACTTGCCTTTCGTGGATTTCTCTcataacaatagttaccattcaactatatccatggctccttttgaagctttgtatggtaggagatgtagatctacGATTGGTTGGTTGGTTTGAAATTGGCGAGTCCTCACTGTATGGTCCCGAATTAATCTTTaaaactttggagaaagttcatataataaggaaccggttgaaaacaacctatatccggcaaaagtcttatgccgataataggagaagagagttagagtttgaagaaggtgataagatgtacttaaaaatttcacccatgagaGGGGTGAtaagatttggcaagaaagggaagttgagtcctcgttatgtgggtccctacgaaattttccaaagggttggcaaggtttcatacgagttgagattacctagtgagCTATCTTTGGTTCATTCGGTATTCCTTATATCCATGCTTAGGTAGTACATTGGTGActccgagtccattcttcctattgaaggtctagGTGTGGATAAGAATATCTCGTATGAAGAGATTCCAGTTAAAATCCTTAATCgacaagtgaagaagttgaggaacaaaaaGGCGGCTTCCGTAAAGGTATTATGGA contains these protein-coding regions:
- the LOC107024862 gene encoding uncharacterized protein LOC107024862; this translates as MTAKVNREVGPRVPLHARTMVSRLRDFTRMKPPMFNGSRVDEHSKDFLDEVNKIIFAMGVTTVKRSSWPSINSMMWRKLVEESRLRRKNREAKKVKSFESGSSKARLENQDKTRFKKSWNSGKEGHKVRDCPNVNGKDKSGGKAQASGSNVDTPRKNRFCALCSRGEQESSPDVVTDPGSTLSFTTPLVARKFDILPDILNDPFMDKSDQV